A DNA window from Myripristis murdjan chromosome 19, fMyrMur1.1, whole genome shotgun sequence contains the following coding sequences:
- the LOC115377533 gene encoding uncharacterized protein LOC115377533: MRLFFFPIFFRCRRDLHQPVEATAQESASEVPGVVTGQEEVAAAGPAVPEERQIFKAKAVFVPSICVSDVKPESSANAVATGSNIDSSRIRLAKVVHGSFHQGNARFVYAGVQCMAIALVSLAKHTVRSAFSWDRLDLDRALVEGDELYTSLRDLNIFSHVSNLLSVPDLPQQLELDGQLFRFGFGDTVLGEVGVTEGEYIDFGVFISLRNGLERIFSQYTTCLLTMCGNTTAIVREGGRFAVVDSHSRSNTGLLHHNGTSVVLHFACLDDLHHYICRLADSLRSREKLFELCGVTVSTDASPARSGVSVESLITEMSAAPAPESSVFTEAGRKSEVSAGVCVPECGVSIAASPALSGISVLTFSSEVSSGSAAEPTVADGRKRVISSGTCMSKKSKSFDVREVNSDVEFVSEVRSEELVFHPLGVDVCRALCTKLNVDCVKVVSPVATEEGLLGVPCSKERIVADGNCFFRAISQAVSGSQKHHRRIRLAVCKELERNTDRYQSFLRSEYSSVLEYIEQSRMRRVGSWATEVEIQATADWLGVSVFTFHDGRWIKYSCSSQHLSAECVYLENVMGRHFENVVCVFKPGLQSCFGYCKISEVTGYSIRPRMMDVVDGDNTAVRYDVVGSVVGVQDSVKDVEAARELVSVRKSLSKYLKRKQRTQEKCNMPLREKRQLTIRKMYKENVLFRENAKFCSVEKYCKNLPHRERVKQMSISKYRESIEHRERVKARSVGNYRDSIEHRERLKARSVGKYRDSSEHRERLKARSFVQYRDNSEHRERVKGKILGKYRDSTEYREKLKKMSKSKYHGSVDHKQRVISSVRLGRKQRVDKSKDFGFVRERFLEKVRDGPDFVCCVCHRLFFRYQVVSCDRETYRRSSATAAVADRCIGQQYLHRCSGECVAPCSLVSSRGNLWICYTCDRKLSSGEMPAECWVNNLELDPIPAELGSLNSLEQHLIALHIPFMKMLALPKGGQNGVHGPVTCVPANIVQTANVLPRSNMEGSLLQVKLKRKLTYKGHYEYQFVDTLHVRQALDYLKRTNVYYRDIEFNEHWVNEFVREEDREKEEAESGSEDEAEVRSGQVTVQSEMCELAESADIGQDELLHDRQQHCMFQDTCLMPVDIGQEALDQYFKDILNIAPAEGNSPVRMLSDHTNEAKCFPVLFPTGGKTFHDGRWHDLTLARYLNNRIMHADGRFARNVEYIFFAQYVSELDKVVSSVSVALRKDKGGQRPQRISEDVLADADALKQLLACDDGFRFLKPIRGTPAFWQSVQKDVMACVRQLGIPTWFCSFSSADMRWQNLLTSILKQEGRSQTVEDLEWADRCALLRRNPVTAARMFDYRWHCFLKEVLMSPCQPIGKIIDYFYRVEFQQRGSPHVHCLFWIEGAPQIDKNTDEEVVEFIDRYVTCELPSDDDTLLDTVSSVQTHSKRHSKSCRKHKTTCRFNFPKPVSARTFICRMRECKCDKKKKETGEAEPNSENKPVCKCFEDRDKMPKEFAHKILEEVKKAVECDVPPASVEELFRSLRINQEIFEMAYRRLEKKHKVVYRRGVNEVWVNQYSKKLLKCWNANMDISFVTDAYAVVIYIISYITKAEREIGLLLTNAQKEAKKQGNLSAKEALRKLGSVYLHNRDVCAQEAVYRLTNMHLRECSRKVVFVPTGSRIVRMSLPLSVLRQMAASRDLREEDMFMISIVDRYRNRPDSVVFDNMCMATFASEYRVLTKNEMSKDRIELKNDLGFILRRTRTQFAVVRYMRFNLDREEEAHFQSLLQLFLPYRTDSDLKPDGFELFEQFYNDGEVMFSDGSVHSVSDVVDENRARFEVNCPHLELAQEIAAQNNGVDEDVWGELCPEQEAERLEGLEEMRQQREGELAEEQLVESLVNVPDLIVGGRQVAQLERNRSILSRSEGLALVRSLNETQLAVFYRVRHWCLQKVMGKNPEPLRVFVTGGAGTGKSHLIRAIQYEAARLLSTLCDQPDDICVLLTAPTGIAAYNLNAATIHHTLSIGKQASLPYTPLGEDKLNSLRAKLSHLQILIIDEISMVNHNLLAYVHGRLRQIKQTGDFSPFGNVSVIAVGDFYQLPPVKGKPLYSSPVGVDLWCNFSIVELKKIVRQKDSVFAEMLNRLRVRSRATPMLDSDVDMLKMRETGEVSSALHIFATNRQVSEHNLNYLFDCCPDYVTIEAQDFVTNRTTGNLERMPGHHGVAADTSLPETLCIARNARVMLCKNVDVADGLVNGACGTVTQVVFGEDSTFPLTVYVRFDDVNIGSDRRKNRAHAAVECLQSTAIDPEEDRATKRGGLRRQFPLRLAWACTVHKVQGLTVDEAVVSLKRVFAPGQAYVALSRVRALSGLIIEDFSEKAIYCKDAIKEALDSMPPFLIEQPEPSLNTHSFSVYLMNVQNLSRHMLDLVSCTQHLQLTCIAVTETWLTAQSSLDSVQIEGYTFHSRPRGLCYSSSNPKLVELKNLEHGGVGLYSVDNLDCDILQVPDLNLECLVCLCNKFNILLAVIYRPPCYQITLFKQNLGKLLDWLHPISNTIVIMGDFNENILKTSSICKFMGEKGFSQHVTQETTEKGTLIDHVYVKTTQYNVDCAVMPTYFSDHEGVVCSFSVNDDQGLVVDFEEVEGLFESDVDFDEG; this comes from the exons atgaggctttttttcttccccatctTTTTTAGGTGCCGGCGAGACCTTCACCAGCCC gtggaggcgacagcCCAGGAGTCGGCCAGCGAGGTGCCGGGAGTGGTCACCGGTCAGGAGGAGGTCGCCGCAGCGGGCCCTGCTGTCCCAGAGGAGCGACAGATCTTCAAagctaaggctgtttttgttccttctaTTTGTGTTAGTGATGTTAAGCCAGAGTCTAGCGCtaatgctgtggcaacaggGTCTAACATAGATAGCAGCAGGATTAGGCTAGCTAAAGTTGTGCACGGGTCGTTTCATCAGGGAAATGCCCGATTTGTGTATGCAGGTGTGCAGTGTATGGCTATAGCTTTGGTcagcttagccaaacacacagtgaggagcgcgttctcgtgggacaggctggatctggatcgcgcgttggttgaaggtgatgagttgtacacgagtttgcgtgacctcaacatcttcagccatgtgtctaatctgctgtctgtgccagatttgccacaACAGCTGGAATTAGACGGACAGTTGTTTAGGTTCGGTTTTGGTGACACGGTGTTAGGCGAAGTAGGCGTGACCGAAGGTGAATACATCGATTTCGGTGTATTCATCAGCTTGCGTAATGGACTGGAGAGAATCTTCAGTCAATACACCACATGTCTTTTGACAATGTGcggaaacaccactgccatcgtgCGTGAGGGTGGACGGTTCGCTGTGGTCGACAGTCACTCACGCAGTAACACTGGCTTGTTGCACCACAATGGTACAAGCGTGGTTCTGCATTTCGCGTGTCTCGACgacctgcaccactacatctgtcgtTTGGCCGACAGTCTCCGTTCGAGggagaagctctttgagctgtgtggtgttACGGTCAGCACGGATGCAAGTCCAGcgcggtctggtgtgtctgtggagagtctcATCACTGAGATGAGCGCTGCTCCGGCACCAGAGTCTAGTGTGTtcactgaggctgggagaaaaagtgaggtgtctgcaggcgtttgtgtgcctgagtgtggtgtcagcattgccgcaagtccggcactgtctggcatttctgtgttgACCTTCTCCAGTGAGGTGAGCAGCGGTTCAGCGGCAGAACCAACAGTGGCTGATGGCAGAAAGCGTGTTATTTCTTCCGGCACTTGTATGTCGAAGAAATCCAAGAGTTTCGATGTCCGAGAGGTCAATTCGGATGTCGAATTTGTTAGCGAGGTGAGAAGTGAAGAGCTGGTCTTCCATCCCCTCGGCGTAGATGTTTGTCGTGCTTTATGCACAAAGTTAAACGTCGATTGCGTGAAGGTTGTTAGTCCGGTAGCCACAGAGGAGGGGTTGTTGGGTGTTCCTTGTAGCAAAGAGAGGATTGTTGCCGATGGgaactgcttcttcagagccatctctcaggctgtgagtgGTTCTCAGAAGCACCATCGTAGGATTAGGTTAGCTGTATGTAAAGAGTTAGAAAGGAACACTGATAGATATCAGAGTTTTTTGAGAAGTGAgtactcctctgtgttagaGTATATTGAGCAGTCCAGGATGAGGCGTGTCGGCAGTTGGGCCACAGAGGTGGAGATTCAGGCGACGGCCGATTGGTTAGGCGTTAGTGTGTTTACTTTTCATGACGGACGTTGGATAAAGTATAGTTGTAGCAGTCAGCATTTGTCAGCGGAGTGTGTTTACTTAGAGAATGTCATGGGGCGACATTTTGAGAATGTGGTTTGTGTATTTAAGCCTGGACTGCAGAGTTGCTTTGGGTATTGTAAAATTAGTGAAGTCACAGGTTACAGCATTAGGCCTAGAATGATGGATGTTGTAGATGGTGACAACACAGCGGTTAGGTATGATGTCGTAGGTTCTGTTGTAGGTGTACAGGATAGTGTCAAGGACGTGGAGGCTGCTAGGGAGTTAGTGTCAGTTAGAAAGTCTCTGTCCAAGTATCTGAAGAGGAAGCAAAGGACGCAGGAAAAGTGTAATATGCCGCTTAGAGAGAAACGGCAGTTAACTATTAGGAAGATGTATaaggaaaatgtgttgtttaGGGAGAATGCTAAGTTTTGCAGTGTAGAAAAGTATTGTAAGAATTTGCCCCACAGAGAAAGGGTTAAACAGATGAGTATtagtaaatacagagaaagcATTGAACATAGGGAGAGAGTTAAGGCCAGGAGTGTGGGCAATTACAGGGACAGCATTGAGCATAGGGAGAGACTTAAGGCCAGGAGTGTGGGCAAATACAGGGACAGCAGTGAGCATAGGGAGAGACTTAAGGCCAGGAGTTTTGTCCAATATAGGGACAACAgtgagcacagggagagagttaAGGGCAAGATTTTGGGCAAATATAGGGACAGTACAGAGTATAGggagaaacttaaaaaaatgagtaagaGTAAGTATCACGGTAGTGTAGATCATAAGCAGAGAGTAATTTCCAGTGTCAGGTTAGGTAGAAAGCAGAGGGTAGACAAGTCAaaagattttggttttgttaggGAGCGGTTTttagaaaaggtcagagatggacctgattttgtgtgctgtgtgtgtcataggttGTTTTTTAGATATCAGGTGGTTAGTTGTGATAGGGAAACTTATAGGCGAAGTTCAGCGACAGCGGCTGTGGCAGATAGGTGTATAGGccagcagtatttgcatcggtGTAGTGGTGAGTGTGTTGCGCCGTGTTCGTTGGTTTCATCGCGCGGTAATTTGTGGATTTGTTACACGTGTGACAGAAAGCTTAGCTCAGGTGAGATGCCAGCTGAATGCTGGGTTAATAACTTGGAGCTTGATcccattcctgctgaactgGGATCTTTGAATAGTTTAGAACAGCATCTTATTGCGTTACACATtccattcatgaaaatgttggcacTGCCTAAAGGCGGGCAGAATGGAGTACATGGACCAGTGACATGTGTTCCAGCCAACATTGTTCAGACTGCGAATGTGTTGCCACGTTCGAATATGGAAGGGTCTCTGCTTCAGGTGAAGCTGAAGCGGAAACTCACATATAAAGGGCATTACGAGTACCAGTTTGTGGATACGTTGCATGTAAGACAGGCGCTAGATTACTTAAAGAGAACAAATGTATATTATAGAGACATTGAGTTTAACGAGCACTGGGTCAATGAGTTTGTTAGGGAGGAAGatagggagaaggaagaggccgagtcaggcagtgaggatgaggctgaggttaGGTCAGGGCAGGTTACGGTTCAGAGTGAAATGTGTGAGCTAGCGGAATCAGCAGACATAGGACAGGATGAACTGTTgcatgacagacaacagcactgcatgtttcaggacacttgtcttatgcctgttgatattggtcaggaagctttagatcagtattttaaggatattttgaaTATTGCGCCTGCAGAAGGGAATAGTCCGGTAAGAATGCTTTCTGACCACACGAATGAGGCAAAATGTTTCCCGGTGTTGTTTCCGACGGGTGGTAAGACTTTTCATGATGGTCGGTGGCATGACTTGACATTGGCGCGTTATCTTAATAATAGGATCATGCATGCCGATGGTCGTTTTGCGCGTAATgtagagtatatattttttgctcagTACGTGTCGGAGTTGGACAAggttgtgtccagtgtttctgttgcgTTACGTAAGGataaaggaggtcagaggcctcAGCGGATTAGTGAGGATGTGTTAGCGGATGCGGACgccttgaagcagttgttggcgtgtgatgatgggtttaggtttcttaaacccatcagaggaactccggccttctggcagtctgtccagaagGACGTGATGGCTTGTGTGCGACAGTTAGGCATTCCGACGTGGTTTTGCTCGTTTTCGTCTGCGGATATGCGCTGGCAGAATCTtctgaccagcatcctgaaacaggaaggcagatcgcAGACGGTAGAGGATTTGGAGTGGGCTGATAGGTGCGCGTTGTTGCGACGTAATCCTGTGACCGCGGCGCGGATGTTTGActacaggtggcattgttttctgaaagaggttctcatgtctccctgtcaacCAATCGGCAAAATAATCGATTACTTTTATAGGGTAGAATTTCAACAAAGAGGCTCACCACAtgtacactgtttattttggattgagggtgctccccaaattgataaaaacacagacgaGGAAGTCGTAGAATTTATTGACCGTTACGTTACGTGTGAGCTaccctcagatgatgacacactattggacacagtgtcatctgttcaaacacattccaaacgacattcaaagtcatgcagaaaacacaaaacgacatgtcgtttcaattttccaaaacctgtttctgcgcgcacattcatttgtagaatgCGGGAGTGCAAGTgtgataagaagaagaaggagacaggtgaggctgaacctaattcagaaaacaagccagTCTGTAAGTGTTTCGAAGATAGAGATAAAATGCCCAAAGAGTTTGCGCATAAAATTCTTGAAGAAGTTAAAAAAGCTGTGGAATGCGATGTGCCTCCTGCTAGTGTAGAGGAGTTATTTCGTAGTTTGCGCATTAATCAAGAGATTTTTGAGATGGCTTATAGGCGTTTAGAGAAGAAGCACAAGGTAGTCTATAGGAGAGGGGTGAACGAGGTTTGGGTCAATCAGTATAGCAAGAAGTTGTTGAAATGCTGGAACGCTAACAtggacattagctttgtcaccGACGCCTACGCAGTAGTGATATACATAATATCGTATATtacgaaagcagagagagaaattggcctGTTATTGACTAATgcccaaaaagaagcaaaaaaacaagggaatctctctgctaaagaagccctgcggaagctgggcagtgtatatttacacaatagggatgtttgtgcgcaggaggcggtgtataggctaacgaacatgcaccttagggagtgttccagaaaggttgtgtttgtgccgacagGCAGTAGGATAGTTAGAATGAGTTTGCCCCTCagtgtgttgaggcagatggccgcctcCCGTGATCTACGGGAGGAGGATATGTTTATGATTAGTATAGTAGATAGGTATAGGAATAGGCCTGACAGCGTAGTGTTTGATAACATGTGTATGGCTACCTTTGCGTCTGAGTATCGTGTTCTCACCAAAAATGAGATGTCTAAAgacagaattgaactgaagaATGACTTAGGATTCATTCTTAGGAGAACacgcactcagtttgcagtggtgcgatacatgcgttttaatttggatagagaggaggaggcacattttcagagcctgttgcagttgtttcttccttatagaactgactcagacctcaaacctgatggctttgagctgtttgagcagtttTATAACGATGGTGAGGTGATGTTTAGCGACGGCTCTGTACATTCGGTTAGTGATGTTGTCGATGAGAATAGGGCAAGGTTTGAGGTAAATTGTCCTCACCTTGAGTTAGCTCAGGAGATAGCTGCGCAAAACAACGGTGTAGATGAggatgtttggggtgagctttgtcctgaacaggaagcggaaCGCCTTGAGGGTTTAGAGGAGATGAGGCAGCAGCGGGAAGGTGAGTTAGCTGAGGAACAGTTAGTTGAGTCGTTAGTGAATGTGCCAGATttgattgttggtggcagacaggtagcgcagttagagagaaacaggtccatTTTATCTAGAAGTGAGGGTTTGGCGCTTGTTaggtctctgaatgagacacagcttgctgttttttatagGGTGAGACATTGGTGTCTGCAGaaggtgatgggtaaaaacCCAGAGCCTCTGCGTGTATTTGTGACAGGTGGTGCAGGGACGGGGAAGAGTCATTTAATTAGGGCTATTCAGTATGAGGCAGCgcggctgctgtcaacactttgtgatcaaccagacgatatctgtgttttgttaactgctccaacaggaatagctgcatacaatttaaatgcagcaacaattcatcacacattgagtattggcaaacaggctagtttaccttacacccctctgggtgaagataaactaaactctttgcgaGCAAAATTAAGtcacctccaaattttaatCATAGACGAAATCAGTATGGTTAATCACAACCTGTTGGCTTATGTCCACGGTAGATTAAGGCAGATTAAACAGACAGGCGACTTTTCCCCGTTTGGTAATGTTAGTGTGATAGCTGTCGGGGACTTCTATCAGTTGCCTCCCGTTaaagggaagcctctgtatagtagtcctgttggtgtggacctgtggtgtaatttcagcatcgtggagctgaaaaagatagttAGACAGAAGGATAGTGTTTTTGCAGAGATGCTGAATAGGTTAAGAGTGCGTTCCAGGGCCACCCCAATGTTAGATAGCGACGTTGACATGTTGAAGATGCGCGAGACcggcgaggtgagctcagccttgcatatctttgcgacgaataggcaagtaagtgagcacaacctaaattatctgtttgactgttgtcctgattatgtcaccattgaggcgcaggattttgtgactaacaggacaacagggaatttggaacGGATGCCCGGGCATCACGGCGTTGCGGCGGACACGTCTCTACCGGAGACTTTGTGTATAGCGAGGAACGCGCGTGTCATGTTGTGTAAGAACGTGGATGTTGCGGACGGCCTGGTcaatggagcatgtggcacggttactcaggtagtttttggagaggattccacgtttcctctcaccgtgtatgttagatttgatgatgtgaatattggttcagataggaggaaaaaccgtgcacatgcagcagtagaatgcctgcagtctactgccattgatccagaggaggatagagcCACCAAGCGTGGCGGTTTGcgtcgtcagtttcctctgaggttagcgtgggcttgcactgttcacaaagtgcaaggactcaCTGTGGACGAGGCGGTAGTGTCTTTGAAGAGGGTGTTTGCACCGGGGCAGGCATATGTAGCGCTTAGTCGTGTTAGggccttgtctggactgatcatcGAGGATTTTTCAGAGAAGGCAATTTATTGCAAGGACGCCataaaggaggccttggatagcatgcctccatttttgattgagcagccagagccttcattaaatacacacagtttctctgtgtatttaatgaacgttcAAAATTTAAGTCGGCACATGttagatttggtgtcttgcacgcagcatttacagcttacctgtattgctgtgacagaaacgtggctcactgcacagtcCTCATTAGACAGTGTCCAAATTGAAGGTTACACTTTCCACAGTCGTCCTCGaggcttgtgttacagcagcagtaacccTAAATTGGTAGAGCTAAAGAACCTAGAACATggtggagttggtttgtatagtgtagacaatttggactgtgatattctgcaggtgcccgatttgaatctggagtgtttggtgtgcctgtgcaacaaattcaacataCTGTTGGCAGTAATTTATCGTCCACCGTGTTATCAAATtactttattcaaacaaaatctggggaagttacttgattggttgcatccaatcagtaacacaattgtaataatgggggatttcaatgagaacattttaaaaacatcctcaatttgcaaatttatgggTGAAAAAGGATTTAGTCAGCATGTAACACAAGAAACTACAGAGAAGGGGACACTAATTGATCacgtttatgttaaaacaacacagtataatGTGGATTGTGCAGTGATGCCCACGTATTTTAGTGATCATGAAGGTGTTGTTTGTAGTTTTAGTGTCAACGATGATCAGGGGTTAGTTGTTGACTTCGAGGAGGTAGAGGGCCTCTTCGAGTCAGACGTGGATTTTGATGAGGGTTAG
- the LOC115377534 gene encoding uncharacterized protein LOC115377534: MERVSPSSDSDVTALLPAGQTSRVRRSPKGVATRRRGGKRQVLATPSPARGTVPASGPRPVVQQVESSSVVPGVVVVREELAAACPAVPEVPARPSPARGTVSASAPRPAVQQVEATAQESASEVPGVVVGREEVAAAGPAVPEERQKIFKAKAVFVPSICMPRAKSHRRAQAQKRRMAQPQPWTPQPPVPEFVARRGTGYRHRVRRWPTSKLTQRSFKLVTPALQPDQKMVFVVGDSHLRALVDGIVAMPEVPLSFSFLSVPGAHAAELRTEVSHAALPWTPDVVCVLAPSNNLTASRNIGEASLDFGALLATVCNRWAKVFVLDFPPRLNIEPGLQELFRQEFRRVAARMGLPYVSVAEHLPLDRLELWSRDGVHLSDSDGTPILVQALWDAAVRQLAPPPPPPPSVPPRTSPRARVSPVLVVTGHSPAPRHRDPLEWTVVGQEGKVMCLSHFLAVHLCIFSIRASPVQESVLPSNPVWFSGDILEAMERVSPSSDSDVTALLPAGQVNCLIITFIY; this comes from the exons ATGGAGAGGGTTTCGCCATCCTCGGACAGCGACGTCACTGCCCTTCTGCCAGCTGGCCAG actTCCCGTGTGAGGCGTTCGCCGAAAGGTGTTGCCACAAGGCGTAGAGGAGGAAAGCGGCAG gtgctggcaacaccttcacctgcccgtgGGACCGTGCCTGCCTCCGGGCCCAGACCagtggtgcagcag gTGGAGTCGTCCAGCGTGGTGCCAGGGGTGGTCGTCGTCCGGGAGGAGCTCGCCGCAGCGTGCCCGGCCGTCCCGGAG GTGCCGGCGAGACCTTCACCAGCCCGTGGGACCGTGTCCGCCTCCGcgcccagaccagcggtgcagcag gtggaggcgacagcCCAGGAGTCGGCCAGCGAGGTGCCGGGAGTGGTCGTCGGTCGGGAGGAGGTCGCCGCAGCGGGCCCTGCCGTCCCAGAGGAGCGACAGAAGATCTTCAAagctaaggctgtttttgttccttctaTTTGT aTGCCCCGTGCCAAGTCCCACCGGCGGGCCCAGGCCCAGAAGCGGAGGATGGCGCAGCCGCAGCCATGGACCCCCCAGCCGCCTGTCCCCGAGTTCGTTGCTC GGCGCGGTACAGGGTACCGCCATCGCGTGCGGAGATGGCCGACTTCGAAGCTGACCCAGCGCAGCTTCAAGTTGGTCACTCCTGCCCTGCAGCCGGACCAGAag atggtgttcgtCGTGGGAGACTCCCACCTGCGGGCCCTGGTGGATGGGATCGTCGCAATGCCGGAggtacctctctctttctcttttctttctgttccaggtgcgcatgcagcagagctgaggacggaggtgtcccacgccgctctcccctggaccccggacgtggtgtgtgtgctcgccccgagcaacaacctgacagccagcaggaacatcggagaggcgtcgctggacttcggtgctctcctggctacagtttgcaaccgctgggcgaag gtgttcgtGCTGGACTTCCCTCCACGCTTGAACATCgagcctggcctgcaggagctgttccGCCAGGAGTTCCGCCGTGTCGCAGCACGCATGG GTCTCCCAtacgtgtctgtggcagagcacctccctctggaccgtttggagctgtggagccgtgacggt gtgcacctCAGCGACAGCGACGGAACGCCGATCCTCGTCCAGGCCCTGTGGGACGCCGCGGTCCGCcagctggctcctcctcctcctcctcctccctcggtgCCCCCCCGGACATCGCCTCGTGCCAGGGTCTCCCCCGTGCTGGTTGTGACAGGACACAGCCCCGCGCCCCGCCACCGTGACCCACTGGAGTGGACCGTCGTCGGACAGGAGGGCAAGGtaatgtgtttgagtcattttctggctgtacatttgtgcatcttttct aTTCGAGCATCTCCGGTGCAAGAGTCTGTCCTCCCGTCCAACCCCGTCTGGTTCAGCGGCGACATCCTGGAGGCCATGGAGAGGGTTTCTCCATCCTCGGACAGCGACGTCACTGCCCTTCTGCCAGCTGGCCAGGTAAACTGCCtgataattacatttatatattaa